The following are encoded in a window of Gammaproteobacteria bacterium genomic DNA:
- a CDS encoding phosphofructokinase, producing the protein MRIGILTGGGDVPGLNPCIKAVVDRVSDEGHEVLGIRRGWGGLLEANPSDPDSLDHHFIPLDRARVRTVDRTGGTFLHTSRTNPGKVPAGNVPAFLQDQASGDAPYDFTRHVLDVIETQKIDVLIPIGGDDTLSYGLRMHHEGVPVIAIPKTMDNDVHGTDYCIGFSTAVTRGVQFIHDLRTSTGSHERLAVVELFGRYSGETSLITAYLAGVDRAIISEIPFDIDKLATLLMEDRDRNPSNYAMMTISEGATIKGGEMVLSGDADAYGHRKLGGIGALTGQLLKEKTGQGIVYQQIGYLMRSGSPDSLDLMVAMNFAVMAADLAIEGASGRMVALRGGTYTSVPISVTREGVKRVDVEELYNAETYRPKVRHVSGKPMFLY; encoded by the coding sequence ATGAGAATCGGTATCCTCACCGGCGGCGGAGATGTCCCCGGACTGAACCCGTGCATCAAGGCGGTCGTCGACAGGGTGAGCGACGAAGGGCACGAGGTTCTCGGTATTCGCCGAGGCTGGGGTGGTCTCCTCGAAGCCAATCCGAGCGATCCGGACAGTCTCGACCACCACTTCATCCCTCTCGACAGAGCCAGAGTGCGCACAGTGGACCGCACCGGCGGCACCTTCCTGCATACGTCTCGCACGAATCCGGGCAAGGTACCGGCCGGAAACGTGCCCGCGTTCCTTCAGGATCAAGCATCAGGCGACGCGCCGTACGACTTCACGCGGCATGTCCTCGACGTCATCGAAACTCAGAAGATCGACGTCCTGATTCCGATCGGTGGCGATGACACCCTCTCGTACGGTCTGCGCATGCACCATGAAGGGGTACCGGTCATTGCCATCCCCAAAACGATGGACAACGACGTGCACGGTACGGACTATTGCATCGGTTTCTCGACTGCGGTGACCCGAGGCGTTCAGTTCATCCACGATCTGCGCACATCGACCGGCTCACATGAGCGACTCGCGGTGGTCGAGCTCTTCGGCCGCTACAGCGGAGAGACATCTCTGATTACCGCCTATCTCGCTGGAGTCGACCGGGCGATCATCTCCGAAATCCCGTTTGACATCGACAAGCTGGCCACCCTCCTCATGGAAGACAGGGATCGGAATCCGAGCAACTACGCGATGATGACCATCTCGGAGGGAGCAACCATCAAGGGCGGGGAGATGGTCCTCAGCGGAGATGCCGACGCGTACGGCCATCGCAAGCTCGGCGGCATCGGTGCGCTCACCGGACAACTCCTGAAGGAGAAGACGGGTCAGGGCATCGTCTACCAGCAAATCGGCTACTTGATGCGGTCGGGAAGCCCGGATTCGCTCGACCTGATGGTCGCCATGAACTTCGCAGTCATGGCCGCCGACCTCGCCATCGAAGGCGCCTCAGGACGTATGGTCGCACTCCGAGGCGGAACCTACACCAGCGTCCCGATCAGCGTCACCCGAGAGGGTGTCAAGCGGGTCGATGTCGAAGAGTTGTACAACGCGGAGACCTATCGACCCAAGGTCCGTCATGTGTCCGGCAAGCCGATGTTCTTGTACTGA
- a CDS encoding RluA family pseudouridine synthase encodes MISRVDAELAGERSDKIVAMLADVSRSMARRLIESGAVQVDGSPVAPKDRLDAGALVSIELPAAEILEPEEVAFEVRYEDADIAVIDKPAGVVVHPGTGVIGGTLAGGLLFRWPRIRGVGQDNRWGIVHRLDRDTSGLLVVALSEAAYEGLTEAIAAREVSRTYLALVQGGFVLPAGTIDAPIGRDPRRPTRRVVRREGRQARTHYRQLAGWSDPGVSLLEVRLETGRTHQIRVHLESIGHPVIGDRVYGATSPRMPSVERIWLHAVSLSFVHPITGVTIDVTAPLPSDLQGTLEELGTADVGGYPKNT; translated from the coding sequence ATGATCAGTCGTGTCGATGCGGAACTTGCCGGTGAACGGTCAGATAAGATCGTGGCGATGCTCGCGGATGTCAGTCGTAGCATGGCTCGCCGGCTGATCGAGTCGGGAGCGGTGCAGGTCGACGGATCTCCGGTGGCGCCCAAAGACCGTCTCGATGCCGGTGCGCTGGTGTCGATCGAGCTCCCGGCAGCCGAGATATTGGAGCCCGAAGAGGTTGCATTCGAGGTGCGCTACGAGGATGCCGATATTGCTGTGATCGACAAACCGGCGGGAGTCGTGGTCCATCCGGGCACCGGGGTGATCGGAGGGACGCTTGCCGGCGGTCTGTTGTTCCGGTGGCCACGGATTCGCGGGGTCGGCCAGGACAATCGGTGGGGGATCGTTCATCGATTGGACCGAGATACGTCGGGGCTTCTTGTCGTAGCACTCAGCGAAGCCGCCTACGAAGGCCTGACGGAGGCCATCGCGGCCCGCGAGGTCTCACGAACCTACCTCGCGCTCGTTCAGGGGGGATTTGTGCTTCCTGCCGGCACGATCGATGCGCCGATCGGACGGGACCCGCGCCGTCCGACGCGACGCGTCGTACGACGCGAGGGCCGACAGGCCAGGACGCACTACCGGCAGCTGGCCGGCTGGAGCGATCCAGGTGTCAGCCTTCTCGAAGTGCGACTTGAGACGGGTCGGACCCATCAGATCAGAGTTCATCTCGAATCGATCGGACATCCCGTCATCGGTGATCGTGTTTACGGGGCGACCAGTCCCAGGATGCCTTCTGTCGAACGGATCTGGCTTCACGCGGTGTCGTTGTCGTTTGTGCATCCGATCACCGGAGTGACCATCGACGTCACGGCGCCACTACCGAGTGACTTGCAGGGTACGCTCGAGGAACTGGGAACTGCTGACGTCGGGGGCTACCCGAAGAACACCTGA
- the lspA gene encoding signal peptidase II: MRRVRGKTLRRKAAAVGLAAFVVGLDQITKAWALRAIPEHESIILIPGWLRLHVTENSGVAFSMLRGAGSLLVPVIVVAVIVILLAIRSSEAWWETLSLGLVLGGAMGNLVDRLTRGPGFSDGRVVDWIDPSFFPTFNLADASITIGVGLLLLLSLLSRE, translated from the coding sequence GTGCGTCGAGTGCGCGGCAAGACGCTGAGGCGCAAAGCAGCTGCTGTCGGTCTCGCCGCGTTTGTGGTGGGGCTCGATCAGATCACGAAGGCGTGGGCCCTCCGGGCGATTCCCGAGCACGAAAGCATCATCCTGATCCCAGGGTGGCTTCGACTCCACGTTACGGAGAACTCTGGTGTGGCATTCAGCATGCTCCGGGGTGCCGGATCACTTCTCGTGCCGGTAATCGTCGTTGCCGTCATCGTGATACTTCTGGCGATCCGATCATCGGAGGCATGGTGGGAGACGCTCAGTCTGGGTCTGGTCCTCGGCGGTGCCATGGGCAATCTGGTCGACCGGCTCACCAGAGGCCCCGGCTTTTCCGACGGCAGAGTTGTGGACTGGATCGACCCGTCGTTCTTCCCGACATTCAATCTCGCCGACGCATCGATCACCATCGGTGTCGGGCTGTTGTTGCTTCTCAGCCTTCTGTCACGTGAATAG
- a CDS encoding DUF2090 domain-containing protein, translating to MSANLYILAFDHRGSFKKKMFGIIGREPNADEQARLADAKRLIFEGVQRAISDGAPLDSVGILVDEEMGADVAREAKASGIRLAMPVEKSGQPTFDFEYGEAFGSHIEAFDPEFSKVLVRWNPDDSDEIKQQQGEKLARLGNWLHDRGRTFLFELLVPASEAQLSLVGGNSDAYDTEVRPYLMLQTIDEIQAAGVEPDIWKIEGLDRSIDCDLVSKLIRRDGRDHVSAVVLGRGADGSRVDHWLTVGARTPGYVGFAIGRTIWWAGVEGLKDGTMSRSEAVADIATKFRHFIDVYEKASS from the coding sequence ATGAGCGCGAACCTCTACATCCTGGCGTTCGATCATCGCGGAAGCTTCAAGAAGAAGATGTTCGGGATCATCGGCAGGGAGCCCAACGCGGACGAGCAGGCGCGCCTTGCCGACGCGAAGCGCCTCATCTTTGAAGGCGTCCAACGCGCCATCTCCGACGGTGCTCCTCTCGATTCCGTCGGCATTCTCGTCGACGAAGAGATGGGAGCCGACGTTGCTCGCGAAGCCAAGGCGAGTGGGATCAGGCTGGCGATGCCCGTCGAGAAATCCGGGCAGCCCACCTTCGACTTCGAGTACGGCGAGGCGTTCGGAAGTCACATCGAAGCATTCGATCCTGAGTTCTCGAAGGTGCTCGTGCGCTGGAATCCGGACGACTCGGACGAGATCAAGCAGCAGCAGGGTGAGAAGCTCGCCCGCCTCGGCAACTGGCTCCATGATCGAGGCAGAACGTTTCTCTTCGAACTCCTCGTGCCGGCCAGCGAGGCGCAACTGTCGCTCGTGGGCGGGAACTCCGACGCATACGATACCGAGGTCCGCCCGTACCTGATGCTGCAAACCATCGATGAGATCCAGGCCGCCGGTGTCGAGCCGGATATCTGGAAGATCGAAGGTCTCGATCGTTCCATCGACTGCGACCTCGTCTCCAAACTGATTCGTCGTGATGGACGAGATCACGTTTCTGCCGTTGTGCTCGGGCGCGGGGCCGACGGCTCCCGAGTCGACCACTGGCTCACTGTCGGCGCACGTACCCCGGGTTATGTGGGATTCGCCATTGGTCGAACGATCTGGTGGGCCGGTGTGGAAGGGCTCAAGGACGGTACGATGAGTCGCTCAGAGGCCGTTGCCGATATCGCAACGAAGTTCCGTCACTTCATCGACGTCTACGAGAAGGCCTCATCATGA
- a CDS encoding ATP-dependent 6-phosphofructokinase, giving the protein MKVLGILTAGGDCPGLNAVIRAVVARATITHGAEVVGILNGWEGLMDGDVVPLDRDAVRGILQRGGTILGSSRKDPYVHGDGYASISKTVRNNGLDGVIVVGGDGTLATALRLTDDGLKVVGVPKTIDNDINATDTTFGFNTAVEIATEAIDRITTTAEAHHRIMLVEVMGRTRGWIATYAGIAAGADAILIPEIPWDLEHCADIIRARHRRGHKYSVVVVAEGVQPPAGRAMPQQVDAFGFERLGGVSYQIAPILEEMTGFESRVTVLGHIQRGGTPSAYDRVLGTRLGVGAADLAAEERWGTMVALKGRDVTAVSLKEACESTRGVDEALYDTAQVFFG; this is encoded by the coding sequence ATGAAGGTCCTCGGGATACTGACCGCCGGAGGTGACTGCCCTGGGCTGAACGCAGTCATCAGGGCGGTCGTGGCACGAGCGACCATCACGCACGGAGCGGAGGTCGTTGGCATCCTCAATGGATGGGAAGGCCTGATGGACGGCGACGTCGTACCCCTCGATCGCGACGCCGTCCGGGGCATCCTGCAACGAGGCGGCACGATCCTGGGTTCATCCAGGAAGGATCCGTACGTGCACGGTGACGGGTACGCGAGTATCTCGAAGACCGTGCGCAACAACGGGCTGGACGGCGTCATCGTGGTAGGCGGCGACGGAACGCTCGCAACGGCGCTCCGACTCACCGATGATGGGTTGAAGGTCGTGGGCGTTCCCAAGACGATCGACAACGACATCAACGCCACCGATACGACGTTCGGCTTCAACACCGCTGTCGAGATCGCGACCGAAGCCATCGATCGGATCACGACCACCGCCGAGGCGCACCATCGCATCATGCTGGTTGAGGTGATGGGCCGCACACGAGGATGGATCGCCACCTACGCGGGGATTGCAGCCGGCGCGGACGCGATCCTCATCCCCGAGATCCCCTGGGATCTCGAGCACTGTGCCGATATCATCCGGGCGCGCCACCGCCGAGGTCACAAGTACTCGGTGGTCGTCGTCGCCGAGGGGGTGCAACCGCCGGCCGGGCGTGCCATGCCCCAGCAGGTGGATGCCTTCGGATTCGAGCGTCTCGGGGGTGTCAGCTACCAGATCGCCCCGATTCTCGAAGAGATGACCGGCTTCGAGTCGCGCGTCACCGTCCTCGGACACATCCAACGAGGTGGTACTCCGTCCGCCTACGATCGCGTCCTGGGAACCAGACTCGGCGTCGGCGCGGCAGACCTCGCTGCCGAGGAACGCTGGGGAACGATGGTTGCACTCAAAGGAAGAGATGTCACTGCCGTATCGCTCAAAGAGGCTTGCGAGAGCACGCGCGGTGTCGACGAAGCCCTCTATGACACGGCTCAGGTGTTCTTCGGGTAG